From the genome of Eucalyptus grandis isolate ANBG69807.140 chromosome 2, ASM1654582v1, whole genome shotgun sequence, one region includes:
- the LOC104422947 gene encoding WUSCHEL-related homeobox 1, producing the protein MYMMGCHDDGDLYMADSFNGRKLRPLMPRPVTNPSPNNGGTNAAPPCLSRIHGADILALNHHLATMAEQKREFNSPQVVVSSRWNPTPEQLRTLEELYRRGTRTPNADQIQQITAQLRRYGKIEGKNVFYWFQNHKARERQKRRRQMEAGPEEPNRDAEESERKETGASRTGLEVEETKNNWAPPINCSTLAEEPAGATTQKAPKAGSAATLAERRTRSSSSDQWIKFDDGEFQWTRRHSASNFLERNATWQMMQLPSCPHPTHLINTTAPSTVAPPATPSLLSAAARASSMDPNKILKAHELRSFFMSSPFRDDHDLASGGGGGGRECEEDSQTLQLFPLRSGDDFDGKSASPPSHHQHQFFEFLPLKN; encoded by the exons ATGTATATGATGGGTTGTCATGATGATGGAGATCTGTACATGGCCGACTCCTTCAACGGCCGAAAGCTCCGGCCCCTCATGCCGAGGCCGGTCACCAATCCTTCCCCTAATAACGGCGGCACCAACGCTGCGCCGCCTTGCTTGAGCCGTATCCACGGTGCCGACATTTTGGCACTGAATCACCATCTCG cgaCTATGGCTGAGCAAAAAAGAGAGTTCAATTCGCCACAGGTAGTGGTGAGCTCGAGGTGGAACCCCACACCGGAGCAGCTACGGACCCTCGAGGAGCTATACCGACGCGGGACCCGGACCCCCAACGCCGACCAAATCCAGCAGATCACCGCGCAGCTCCGCCGGTACGGCAAGATCGAGGGGAAGAACGTCTTCTACTGGTTCCAAAACCACAAGGCCAGGGAACGGCAGAAGCGCCGCCGCCAGATGGAGGCAGGCCCTGAGGAGCCGAACCGTGATGCTGAAGAAtcagaaaggaaagaaacag GCGCGAGTAGGACAGGGCTTGAAGTTGAAGAGACCAAGAACAACTGGGCACCCCCTATAAACTGCAGTACACTAGCAGAG gAACCCGCAGGGGCTACGACTCAGAAGGCACCAAAAGCGGGATCGGCAGCAACTTTGGCAGAGCGTAGAACGAGATCGTCGTCGTCTGATCAGTGGATCAAATTCGACGATGGAGAATTTCAGTGGACGAGAAGGCACAGCGCCAGCAACTTTCTGGAGAGGAATGCCACGTGGCAGATGATGCAGCTGCCCTCTTGTCCTCATCCCACCCACCTCATAAATACCACAGCCCCGTCCACAGTCGCACCGCCTGCCACCCCATCTCTCCTCTCCGCCGCTGCTAGGGCATCATCGATGGACCCTAACAAGATCCTCAAGGCTCATGAACTCAGGAGCTTCTTCATGTCCTCGCCGTTCCGAGACGACCACGATCTGgcaagcggcggcggcggtggcggccgaGAGTGCGAAGAGGACTCCCAAACCCTTCAATTGTTCCCGCTCCGCAGCGGCGACGACTTCGATGGGAAGAGCGCCAGCCCTCCGTCCCATCATCAGCACCAGTTCTTTGAGTTCCTACCTTTGAAGAATTAG